A single region of the Neotabrizicola shimadae genome encodes:
- the gap gene encoding type I glyceraldehyde-3-phosphate dehydrogenase encodes MTVKVAINGFGRIGRNVLRAIIESGRTDIEVVAINDLGPVETNAHLLRFDSVHGRFPVTVTTGPDWIDVGRGPMQVTAIKNPADLPWANVDVVMECTGIFTSKEKCLPHLENGSKRVLISAPGDGADKTIVYGVNHTTLTKDDIVVSNASCTTNCLAPVASVLNSVIGIEKGMMTTIHSYTGDQPTLDTMHKDLYRARAAALSMIPTSTGAAKAVGLVLPDLKGKLDGFAIRVPTPNVSVVDLKFIAKRATSVDEINAAIKEAADGPLKGILGYTMFKNVSSDFNHDSHSSVFHMDQTKVMDGTFVSILSWYDNEWGFSNRMSDTAVAMGKLI; translated from the coding sequence ATGACCGTCAAGGTAGCCATCAACGGCTTTGGCCGGATCGGACGGAACGTGCTGCGCGCCATCATCGAGTCGGGCCGCACCGACATCGAGGTTGTCGCCATCAACGACCTCGGCCCGGTCGAGACCAACGCGCATCTGCTGCGCTTCGATTCGGTTCACGGCCGCTTCCCCGTGACGGTCACCACCGGCCCCGACTGGATCGACGTTGGCCGTGGCCCCATGCAGGTGACCGCCATCAAGAACCCGGCCGACCTGCCCTGGGCCAATGTCGATGTCGTCATGGAATGCACCGGCATCTTCACCTCGAAGGAAAAGTGCCTGCCCCACCTGGAGAACGGCTCCAAGCGCGTGCTGATCTCGGCCCCCGGCGACGGCGCGGACAAGACCATCGTGTACGGCGTAAACCACACCACGCTGACCAAGGACGACATCGTGGTGTCCAACGCATCGTGCACCACCAACTGCCTTGCCCCGGTGGCTTCGGTGCTGAACTCGGTGATCGGGATCGAGAAGGGGATGATGACCACCATCCACTCCTACACCGGCGACCAGCCCACGCTCGACACCATGCACAAGGACCTGTACCGCGCCCGCGCCGCGGCGCTGTCCATGATCCCCACCTCGACCGGCGCCGCAAAGGCCGTGGGTCTGGTGCTGCCCGACCTGAAGGGCAAGCTCGACGGCTTCGCCATCCGCGTGCCCACGCCGAACGTCTCGGTCGTGGACCTGAAGTTCATCGCCAAGCGTGCCACCTCGGTCGACGAGATCAACGCCGCGATCAAGGAAGCCGCCGATGGCCCGCTGAAGGGCATCCTCGGCTACACCATGTTCAAGAACGTCTCGTCCGACTTCAACCACGACAGCCATTCCTCGGTCTTCCATATGGATCAGACCAAGGTCATGGACGGCACCTTCGTGTCGATCCTGTCCTGGTACGACAATGAATGGGGCTTCTCCAACCGGATGAGCGACACCGCCGTCGCCATGGGCAAGCTGATCTGA
- the gap gene encoding type I glyceraldehyde-3-phosphate dehydrogenase, translated as MTITVGINGFGRIGRCTLAHIAESNRNDVQVVAINATGPVETNAHLLKYDSVHGRFPGTVKVKDGALDLGRGPIRVMSTYNPEELDWGGVDVVLECTGKFNDRAKAAVHLGRGARRVLVSAPAKAADKTVVYGVNHRALTADHHVVSNGSCTTNCLAPLAKVLNDAIGIESGIMTTIHSYTGDQSTLDRRHGDLYRARAAAMAMIPTTTGAAKAIGEVLPELAGKLDGSAIRVPTPNVSAVDLTFVAARSVTVKDVNEVVREAAAGYMGMVLAYDPEHKVSIDFNHTTHSSIFAPDQTKVVNGRTVRVLAWYDNEWAFSCRMADVAGVMGRLLN; from the coding sequence ATGACCATCACCGTCGGGATCAACGGCTTCGGCCGCATCGGCCGCTGCACCCTCGCCCATATCGCGGAATCGAACCGCAATGACGTGCAGGTGGTGGCCATCAACGCCACCGGCCCGGTGGAAACCAACGCCCACCTGCTGAAATACGACAGCGTGCACGGCCGCTTTCCCGGCACGGTCAAGGTGAAGGACGGCGCGCTGGACCTGGGACGCGGCCCGATCAGGGTCATGTCCACTTACAATCCCGAGGAACTGGACTGGGGCGGCGTGGACGTAGTGCTCGAATGCACCGGCAAGTTCAACGACCGGGCCAAGGCCGCCGTGCATCTTGGCCGCGGCGCCCGCCGCGTGCTGGTCTCGGCTCCGGCCAAGGCCGCCGACAAGACGGTGGTCTATGGCGTGAACCACCGCGCCCTGACCGCCGACCATCACGTCGTCTCGAACGGCTCCTGCACCACCAACTGCCTCGCACCGCTGGCCAAGGTGCTGAACGATGCCATCGGCATCGAGTCCGGCATCATGACCACGATCCATTCCTACACCGGCGACCAGTCCACCCTGGACCGCCGTCACGGCGACCTCTACCGCGCCCGCGCCGCCGCCATGGCCATGATCCCCACCACCACCGGCGCGGCCAAGGCCATCGGCGAGGTTCTGCCGGAATTGGCGGGAAAGCTCGACGGCTCGGCCATCCGCGTGCCCACGCCGAACGTGTCGGCCGTGGACCTGACCTTCGTCGCCGCCCGCAGCGTCACCGTGAAGGACGTGAACGAAGTCGTGCGCGAAGCTGCCGCGGGCTACATGGGCATGGTCCTGGCCTATGACCCGGAACACAAGGTCTCGATCGACTTCAACCACACCACTCATTCCTCGATCTTCGCCCCCGACCAGACCAAGGTGGTGAACGGCCGCACCGTGCGTGTGCTGGCCTGGTACGACAACGAATGGGCCTTCTCCTGCCGCATGGCCGACGTGGCCGGCGTGATGGGGCGCCTGCTGAACTAG
- a CDS encoding DUF808 domain-containing protein has product MSGLLALLDDVAAISKVAAASVDDIAGAAAKAGAKAAGVVIDDAAVTPKYVHGFSAERELPIIWRIALGSVRNKLVILLPAALLLNEFLPQAITPLLMLGGAYLCFEGAEKVFHLLFPHAEHGVEEDFDTKDPGHLEEAKIAGAIKTDFILSAEIMTIALAAIPDSTLVTEAVTLAVVGIGITVGVYGAVGLIVKMDDLGLFMARRGRLGLTRAFGRGLVKGMPKFMAVLSAVGTAAMLWVGGSIVLHGLEATHLWPWPYETIHHIAESAAHAVPQAAGAVQWGVTAALDGLAGLALGLVLIPVATRVIGPLVGRLTGKGAAH; this is encoded by the coding sequence ATGAGCGGGCTTCTGGCGCTTCTGGACGATGTGGCGGCGATTTCCAAGGTCGCGGCGGCCTCGGTGGACGACATCGCCGGCGCGGCAGCCAAGGCCGGGGCCAAGGCCGCAGGCGTGGTGATCGACGATGCGGCGGTCACGCCGAAATACGTCCACGGCTTCTCGGCCGAGCGCGAACTGCCGATCATCTGGCGCATCGCACTTGGATCGGTGCGCAACAAGCTGGTCATCCTTCTGCCCGCGGCCCTGCTCTTGAACGAGTTCCTGCCGCAGGCGATCACGCCGCTTCTGATGCTGGGCGGGGCCTACCTCTGCTTCGAGGGCGCCGAGAAGGTGTTCCATCTGTTGTTCCCCCACGCTGAACACGGGGTTGAAGAGGATTTCGACACCAAGGATCCGGGCCACCTGGAAGAGGCGAAGATCGCCGGCGCGATCAAGACCGACTTCATCCTTTCGGCCGAGATCATGACGATCGCGCTCGCCGCCATCCCCGACAGCACGCTGGTCACCGAGGCGGTGACGCTGGCAGTCGTCGGCATCGGCATCACAGTGGGTGTCTATGGTGCGGTCGGGCTGATCGTGAAGATGGATGACCTGGGGCTGTTCATGGCCCGGCGCGGCCGGCTCGGGCTGACGCGGGCCTTCGGGCGCGGCCTAGTGAAGGGGATGCCGAAGTTCATGGCCGTGCTGTCCGCCGTGGGCACCGCGGCGATGCTCTGGGTCGGCGGGTCCATCGTGCTGCACGGGCTGGAGGCCACGCATCTGTGGCCCTGGCCCTACGAGACGATCCATCACATCGCCGAATCCGCCGCCCATGCCGTGCCGCAGGCGGCCGGTGCAGTGCAGTGGGGCGTAACGGCGGCACTGGACGGGTTGGCGGGGCTGGCGCTGGGGCTGGTGCTGATCCCCGTGGCGACAAGGGTCATCGGGCCGCTGGTGGGCCGCTTGACCGGGAAGGGCGCGGCGCACTAG
- a CDS encoding HPP family protein, whose translation MRRVLRGLAPALAAPHALDTVRGALGAGAGLGLVALASMLAPGWLHLIAPFGASAVLIFAVPNSPLAQPWSVVVGNAVSVLAALAALALLPASPVVPALAVSAAIAAMFLTRSLHPPGGAVALLMALDPVAALAEPAHSVLPVVLGSAALVLAGMGWHRLTGRVYPFRQPASPGPHGTRDPAPPDRLGLPPSDLAAILDRFRQSPNLGVADLARLVGAVEEMLAARHLSWAACAEIMSRDLVTVGPDAPREEIARTFAMRGFHSLPVTERDDRLVGVIFQIHLIARLAAGSAAELMATGLPSVGPGTPIGTLLPLLSDGGIEAVPVLEDGRLVGIVTRTDLIAALTRGLART comes from the coding sequence ATGCGGCGCGTCCTGCGCGGCCTTGCGCCCGCCCTTGCCGCACCACACGCGCTTGACACCGTTCGAGGTGCCTTGGGCGCAGGGGCGGGCCTTGGCCTGGTGGCCCTGGCGTCAATGCTGGCGCCGGGCTGGCTGCACCTGATCGCGCCCTTTGGCGCTTCGGCGGTGCTGATCTTTGCTGTGCCGAACTCGCCTCTGGCGCAGCCCTGGTCGGTCGTCGTGGGCAATGCCGTGTCGGTTCTGGCGGCACTGGCCGCTCTGGCGTTGCTGCCTGCCAGCCCTGTCGTGCCTGCCCTGGCCGTAAGCGCGGCCATTGCCGCCATGTTCCTGACGCGCAGCCTCCACCCTCCCGGTGGGGCCGTGGCGCTCTTGATGGCGCTGGACCCGGTGGCCGCCCTGGCAGAGCCAGCCCATTCCGTTCTGCCCGTCGTGCTGGGCAGTGCGGCGCTGGTTCTGGCAGGCATGGGCTGGCACCGGCTGACGGGCCGGGTCTATCCCTTCCGCCAACCGGCTTCTCCTGGCCCGCATGGAACCCGTGACCCTGCCCCGCCGGACCGGCTTGGCCTGCCTCCTTCGGATCTGGCGGCCATCCTCGACCGTTTCCGCCAGTCACCGAACCTGGGCGTGGCCGATCTGGCCCGACTGGTCGGCGCTGTCGAAGAGATGCTGGCAGCACGTCATCTGTCCTGGGCCGCCTGCGCCGAGATCATGTCCCGGGACCTGGTCACCGTAGGCCCGGATGCCCCCCGCGAGGAAATCGCCCGCACCTTCGCCATGCGCGGCTTCCACAGCCTGCCCGTGACGGAACGCGACGACCGGCTTGTGGGTGTCATTTTCCAGATCCATCTCATCGCTCGTCTCGCCGCCGGCTCCGCCGCCGAACTCATGGCAACTGGTTTGCCCTCGGTCGGACCGGGGACGCCGATCGGAACGCTTTTGCCCCTTCTCTCAGATGGCGGGATCGAGGCTGTGCCCGTGCTGGAAGACGGCAGACTGGTGGGGATCGTCACCCGCACAGATCTGATCGCCGCCCTTACGCGCGGGCTGGCGAGGACCTGA
- the tkt gene encoding transketolase: MDIETLRSRHPDHWKLACAIRTLTLDAVAAANSGHSGMPMGMADVATVLFGRHLKFDPTAPNWPDRDRFILSAGHGSMLLYALLHLTGYADMTLDQIKAFRQWGAITAGHPEFGHAGGIETTTGPLGQGIANAVGFAIAEESLRARYGAKVMNHHTYVIAGDGCLMEGVSHEAIGLAGKLELSRLIVLWDNNGITIDGKVSISDMTDQKARFQAAGWDVFECDGHDPEDIDRALVKAKKSARPSMIACKTHIALGSSAQDTSKGHGALTDAKLIADTKAAYGWPYGPFEVPADVREGWVAIGARGAAARAEWEARLAAVPAARKTEIERMFSGEVPAKLGAAIRKLKKAAADEAPKLATRSASEKVLAAVNPILPETIGGSADLTGSNNTKTADLGVFTPEDRKGRYVYYGIREHGMAAAMNGMALHGGVRPYGGTFMCFTDYARPAMRLSALMGIPVVYVMTHDSIGLGEDGPTHQPVEHLAISRATPNTWVFRPADLTEVAEAWEIALTSQQTPSVLALSRQNLVAVRKTYSSANLTARGAYVLAESEAPRKAILIATGSEVEIAIKAKAALEADGIGTRVVSMPCMELFAEQDEAYRKRVLPAGPVRVGIEAGVRQGWDRWLLGERARPGKADFVGMSTFGASAPYDRLYKEFGITAEATVEKVKALL; this comes from the coding sequence TTGGATATCGAGACGCTCCGCTCCCGCCACCCCGATCACTGGAAACTTGCCTGTGCCATCCGCACCCTTACGCTGGATGCGGTTGCGGCGGCCAATTCGGGCCACTCCGGTATGCCCATGGGGATGGCCGATGTGGCCACGGTCCTGTTCGGGCGCCACCTGAAGTTCGACCCGACCGCGCCGAACTGGCCTGACCGCGACCGGTTCATCCTGTCGGCCGGCCACGGCTCGATGCTGTTGTACGCGCTGCTGCATCTGACCGGCTATGCCGACATGACGCTGGACCAGATCAAGGCCTTCCGCCAGTGGGGCGCCATCACCGCGGGCCATCCCGAATTCGGCCATGCGGGCGGGATCGAAACCACCACAGGGCCGCTTGGCCAGGGCATCGCCAACGCCGTGGGCTTTGCCATCGCCGAGGAAAGCCTGCGCGCCCGGTATGGCGCGAAGGTGATGAACCACCACACCTATGTGATTGCGGGCGACGGCTGCCTGATGGAGGGCGTCAGCCACGAGGCCATCGGCCTTGCCGGCAAGCTGGAACTGTCGCGCCTGATCGTGCTGTGGGACAACAACGGCATCACCATCGACGGCAAGGTTTCGATCTCGGACATGACAGACCAGAAGGCCCGCTTCCAGGCGGCCGGCTGGGACGTGTTCGAATGTGACGGCCATGACCCCGAAGACATCGACCGGGCGCTGGTCAAGGCGAAGAAATCGGCGCGTCCCTCGATGATCGCCTGCAAGACGCATATTGCGCTTGGCTCTTCGGCACAGGACACGTCCAAGGGTCACGGCGCCCTGACGGATGCCAAGCTGATCGCCGATACCAAGGCGGCTTACGGCTGGCCCTATGGCCCGTTTGAGGTGCCGGCCGATGTGCGCGAAGGCTGGGTCGCCATTGGCGCCCGCGGCGCTGCGGCGCGTGCCGAATGGGAAGCGCGCCTCGCTGCCGTGCCCGCCGCCCGCAAGACCGAGATCGAGCGCATGTTCTCGGGCGAGGTGCCCGCAAAGCTGGGCGCCGCCATCCGCAAGCTGAAGAAGGCCGCCGCGGACGAGGCGCCAAAGCTTGCGACCCGTTCGGCGAGCGAGAAGGTGCTGGCCGCGGTCAACCCGATCCTGCCGGAAACCATCGGCGGTTCGGCCGACCTGACCGGCTCGAACAACACCAAGACCGCCGACCTGGGCGTCTTCACGCCCGAAGACCGCAAGGGCCGCTATGTCTATTACGGCATCCGCGAACATGGCATGGCTGCCGCGATGAATGGCATGGCGCTCCATGGTGGTGTGCGGCCCTATGGCGGCACCTTCATGTGCTTCACGGACTATGCCCGCCCGGCCATGCGCCTGTCGGCACTGATGGGGATTCCGGTCGTCTATGTGATGACGCACGATTCCATCGGCCTTGGCGAAGATGGCCCGACGCACCAACCGGTCGAGCATCTGGCGATCAGCCGCGCCACGCCGAACACCTGGGTGTTCCGCCCCGCCGACCTGACCGAAGTGGCGGAAGCCTGGGAAATCGCGTTGACCTCGCAGCAAACGCCCTCGGTTCTGGCACTCAGCCGGCAGAACCTGGTGGCCGTGCGCAAGACCTATTCCAGCGCCAACCTCACCGCCCGCGGCGCCTATGTGCTGGCCGAGTCCGAGGCGCCGCGGAAGGCGATCCTGATCGCCACCGGGTCGGAGGTCGAAATCGCCATAAAGGCCAAGGCCGCACTGGAAGCGGATGGCATCGGCACCCGCGTCGTCTCGATGCCCTGCATGGAACTCTTCGCGGAGCAGGACGAGGCCTATCGCAAGCGCGTGCTGCCCGCCGGCCCTGTTCGGGTCGGCATCGAGGCCGGCGTCCGCCAGGGCTGGGACCGCTGGCTTCTGGGCGAGCGGGCGCGGCCCGGCAAGGCGGATTTTGTCGGCATGTCCACCTTCGGCGCCTCGGCGCCCTATGACCGGCTGTACAAGGAATTCGGCATCACCGCCGAAGCCACGGTCGAAAAGGTCAAGGCGCTTCTCTGA
- a CDS encoding cell division protein ZapA, with protein MPEVTITIGGKGFQVACQPGEEHFLRAAAAMMDAEAQPLMSQLGRLPEARMLLMAGLMVADKAAGVEDELRQARARIAELEARPEPAPQRVEVAVIPPQVGETLAEIAARTEALAAAMEERLQA; from the coding sequence ATGCCTGAAGTGACGATCACGATCGGCGGCAAGGGCTTTCAGGTTGCCTGTCAGCCCGGAGAAGAGCATTTCCTGCGCGCCGCCGCTGCCATGATGGATGCCGAGGCGCAGCCGCTGATGTCGCAGCTTGGCCGCCTGCCCGAGGCGCGAATGCTGCTGATGGCGGGGCTGATGGTGGCTGACAAGGCCGCGGGAGTGGAGGACGAGCTTCGCCAGGCCCGCGCGAGGATCGCCGAGCTGGAGGCCCGGCCCGAACCGGCGCCGCAGCGCGTGGAAGTGGCGGTGATCCCGCCGCAGGTGGGCGAGACCCTGGCCGAAATTGCTGCGCGGACCGAGGCTCTGGCCGCAGCTATGGAGGAGCGCCTGCAGGCATGA
- a CDS encoding MliC family protein, whose translation MNRAVVLLLLLAGCVPPPGEIMVPDGTVTYTCAGGEQLVVRYDTRADPPSAMINRDGPETLLLDPNTPGLRYSWPSDGSYHIWDTDGKTGTLSYRDGERGVVDVVLAGCRA comes from the coding sequence ATGAACCGTGCCGTGGTCCTGCTTCTGCTGCTGGCCGGGTGCGTTCCGCCTCCGGGCGAGATCATGGTGCCTGACGGCACGGTGACCTACACCTGTGCGGGTGGCGAGCAGCTGGTTGTCCGGTACGACACCAGGGCCGACCCGCCGTCCGCGATGATCAACCGGGACGGGCCCGAGACCTTGCTCTTGGACCCGAACACGCCGGGGCTGCGCTATTCCTGGCCCTCTGATGGGTCGTACCACATCTGGGACACGGACGGGAAAACCGGCACGCTCAGCTATCGGGATGGCGAGCGGGGCGTGGTGGATGTGGTGCTGGCGGGGTGCCGGGCCTGA
- the grxD gene encoding Grx4 family monothiol glutaredoxin, whose protein sequence is MSAQDQIRETIEKNDVVLYMKGTKMMPQCGFSSRVAGVLNYMGVDFLDVNVLADPDVRQGIKDFSDWPTIPQLYVKGEFVGGCDIVTEMTLSGELDALFDQKGVTYDKDAANKIREANA, encoded by the coding sequence ATGAGCGCACAGGACCAGATCCGCGAGACGATCGAGAAGAACGACGTCGTCCTCTACATGAAGGGCACCAAGATGATGCCGCAGTGCGGGTTCTCCTCCCGCGTGGCCGGCGTCCTGAACTACATGGGCGTCGACTTCCTCGACGTGAACGTGCTGGCCGACCCGGACGTGCGGCAAGGCATCAAGGACTTCTCGGACTGGCCGACGATCCCGCAGCTCTATGTGAAGGGGGAATTCGTCGGCGGCTGCGACATCGTCACCGAGATGACCCTCTCGGGCGAGTTGGACGCGCTGTTCGACCAGAAGGGCGTGACATACGACAAGGACGCCGCCAACAAGATCCGCGAAGCCAACGCCTGA
- a CDS encoding BolA/IbaG family iron-sulfur metabolism protein: MAMEAHDIEALIRASFPQAKITITDLAGDGNHWAAEVVDESFRGMNRVQQQRAVYASLKGKMDGAHGELHALALTTKAPE, translated from the coding sequence ATGGCGATGGAAGCCCACGACATCGAGGCCCTGATCCGCGCCAGCTTCCCGCAGGCGAAGATCACCATCACCGACCTCGCCGGCGACGGCAATCACTGGGCGGCCGAGGTCGTCGACGAAAGCTTCCGCGGCATGAACCGGGTCCAGCAGCAGCGGGCCGTCTATGCCTCGCTGAAGGGCAAGATGGATGGCGCGCATGGGGAACTCCATGCGCTGGCGCTGACCACCAAGGCGCCGGAGTGA
- a CDS encoding GNAT family N-acetyltransferase, which produces MSLRRATPEDFAFIRRLAQRPENAPFISDEDEAGLAAYLADPSAHLLIWQEGGRAAGFALFCEIGDPSGRVELRRLALDQTGGGRGRALMSALIAYGFDVLGARRIWLDASGENLRAQHLYQAVGFTLEGRLRNHWFRPSLGRSVDLMLYGLNRSDLAPAEKS; this is translated from the coding sequence ATGAGCCTGCGCCGCGCGACGCCGGAGGATTTCGCCTTCATCCGGCGTCTCGCGCAGCGCCCCGAGAATGCGCCCTTCATCTCGGATGAAGACGAGGCGGGGCTGGCCGCCTATCTGGCCGACCCATCCGCGCACCTCCTCATCTGGCAGGAAGGCGGTCGCGCGGCGGGCTTCGCCCTCTTCTGCGAAATCGGCGATCCCTCCGGTCGGGTGGAACTGCGCCGCCTGGCACTGGACCAGACCGGCGGCGGCCGCGGCCGCGCCCTCATGTCCGCGCTGATTGCCTATGGTTTCGATGTGCTCGGCGCCCGGCGCATCTGGCTTGATGCCTCGGGCGAAAATCTCCGGGCGCAGCATCTCTACCAGGCGGTCGGCTTCACCCTCGAAGGCCGCCTGCGCAACCACTGGTTCCGCCCAAGTCTTGGTCGCTCGGTCGATCTCATGCTCTACGGCCTGAACCGCTCGGACCTGGCGCCCGCGGAAAAGTCTTAA
- the purL gene encoding phosphoribosylformylglycinamidine synthase subunit PurL, with product MQEPAITPELVAAHGLKPDEYDRLLGIIGRVPTFTELGIFSAMWNEHCSYKSSKKWLRTLPTTGPQVICGPGENAGVVDIGDGPDGRKLAVIFKMESHNHPSYIEPHQGAATGVGGILRDVFTMGARPIAAMNALSFGEPSHPKTAHLVKGVVEGIGAYGNAFGVPTVGGEVRFHRSYNGNCLVNAFAAGLADADKIFYSVASGVGMPVVYLGAKTGRDGVGGATMASAEFDDTIEEKRPTVQVGDPFTEKCLLEACLELMTTGAVISIQDMGAAGLTCSAVEMGDKGNLGIKLQLDDVPQREANMTAYEMMLSESQERMLMVLRPEKEDVARAIFEKWDLDFAIVGETIAEDRFLILHGNEVKADLPLSKLSSSAPEYDRPWVETPPAAPLGTVPEIAPLAGLRALIGAPSYARKSWVWEQYDCQVGADTVVTPGLPAGVVRVHGTNKALAFTSDVTPRYVKANPFEGGKQAVAEAYRNLSAVGALPLATTDNLNFGNPEKPEIMGQFVGAIKGIGAAVKALDMPIVSGNVSLYNETDGKGILPTPTIGAVGLIASLDQIIAGRPTAGDLAVVVGETAGHLGQSALLAEAFGIEEGDAPPVDLAAEKRNGEFVRASHDLIRACTDLSDGGLALAAFEMAEGAGLGLWLESGEIATLFGEDQARYLLSIAPEKLPALKTAAEAAGVALSVAGQFGGNDVTLGTESAPLAELSTLYRSAFALAVA from the coding sequence ATGCAAGAGCCCGCCATCACGCCGGAACTGGTCGCCGCCCACGGGTTGAAGCCCGACGAATACGACCGCCTGCTGGGAATCATCGGGCGCGTCCCGACCTTCACGGAACTGGGCATCTTCTCGGCGATGTGGAACGAACATTGTTCCTACAAATCGTCGAAGAAATGGCTGCGCACCCTGCCCACCACCGGGCCGCAGGTGATCTGCGGGCCGGGCGAGAATGCGGGCGTGGTCGATATCGGCGATGGCCCCGATGGCAGAAAACTGGCGGTCATCTTCAAGATGGAAAGCCACAACCACCCCTCCTACATCGAACCGCATCAGGGCGCGGCCACCGGCGTGGGCGGCATCCTGCGTGACGTGTTCACCATGGGCGCGCGTCCCATCGCGGCGATGAATGCGCTGTCCTTCGGCGAGCCCTCGCATCCCAAGACCGCGCATCTGGTCAAAGGCGTGGTCGAAGGCATCGGTGCCTATGGCAATGCCTTCGGCGTTCCCACCGTGGGCGGCGAGGTCCGCTTCCACCGCAGCTACAACGGCAACTGCCTGGTCAATGCCTTCGCGGCCGGCCTCGCCGATGCCGACAAGATCTTCTACTCGGTCGCCTCGGGCGTGGGGATGCCCGTGGTCTATCTGGGCGCCAAGACCGGCCGCGACGGTGTGGGCGGCGCCACCATGGCCAGCGCCGAGTTTGACGACACGATCGAGGAAAAGCGCCCCACCGTGCAGGTGGGCGACCCCTTCACCGAGAAGTGCCTTCTGGAGGCCTGCCTTGAACTGATGACGACCGGCGCCGTCATCTCGATCCAGGACATGGGCGCCGCGGGCCTCACCTGCTCCGCCGTCGAAATGGGCGACAAGGGCAACCTCGGCATCAAGCTGCAGCTCGACGACGTGCCGCAGCGCGAGGCGAACATGACCGCCTACGAAATGATGCTCTCCGAAAGCCAGGAGCGGATGCTCATGGTCCTTCGCCCCGAAAAGGAAGACGTGGCGCGGGCGATCTTCGAAAAGTGGGATCTCGATTTCGCCATCGTGGGCGAAACCATTGCCGAAGACCGCTTCCTCATCCTGCATGGCAACGAGGTGAAGGCCGACCTGCCCTTGTCGAAGCTGTCATCCAGCGCGCCGGAATATGACCGCCCCTGGGTGGAAACTCCGCCCGCCGCCCCGCTTGGCACGGTCCCCGAGATTGCGCCCCTCGCCGGCCTGCGCGCACTGATCGGCGCGCCCAGCTATGCCCGCAAGTCCTGGGTCTGGGAACAATACGACTGCCAGGTCGGCGCCGATACCGTGGTCACGCCCGGCCTGCCCGCCGGCGTGGTGCGCGTGCACGGCACGAACAAGGCGCTCGCCTTCACTTCGGACGTGACGCCGCGCTATGTGAAGGCCAACCCGTTCGAGGGCGGCAAGCAGGCCGTGGCCGAAGCCTACCGCAACCTCTCCGCCGTGGGCGCCCTGCCGCTGGCCACCACCGACAACCTGAACTTCGGCAACCCCGAAAAGCCCGAGATCATGGGCCAGTTCGTCGGCGCCATCAAAGGCATCGGCGCGGCGGTCAAGGCGCTGGACATGCCCATCGTCTCGGGCAACGTCTCGCTTTACAACGAAACCGACGGCAAGGGCATCCTGCCCACGCCCACCATCGGCGCGGTCGGGCTGATCGCCTCGCTGGACCAGATCATCGCCGGCCGCCCCACGGCAGGCGACCTGGCGGTGGTCGTGGGCGAAACCGCAGGCCATCTCGGCCAGTCGGCGCTTCTGGCCGAAGCCTTCGGCATCGAAGAGGGCGATGCCCCGCCCGTTGACCTCGCCGCCGAAAAGCGCAACGGCGAATTCGTGCGTGCCTCGCACGACCTCATCCGCGCCTGCACCGACCTGTCGGATGGCGGCCTTGCGCTGGCCGCCTTTGAAATGGCCGAAGGCGCGGGCCTCGGTCTCTGGCTCGAAAGCGGCGAGATCGCCACCCTCTTCGGCGAGGATCAGGCGCGCTATCTTCTGTCCATCGCGCCCGAGAAGCTGCCCGCGCTGAAAACGGCCGCCGAAGCGGCCGGCGTTGCCCTGTCCGTGGCGGGACAATTCGGCGGCAACGACGTGACGCTTGGCACCGAATCCGCCCCGCTGGCCGAACTTTCCACCCTCTACCGCAGCGCCTTCGCCCTGGCCGTGGCATGA
- a CDS encoding YciI family protein, which produces MKYLLLLYAAPDAEPAYGTPEFDAMMGEYMTHSDRMKDVATFIAGEGLQPVATATTLRKRGTKVETIDGPFAETREHLGGFYLIDAPDLDAAMRYAAEIPAARYGSVEIRPVMEY; this is translated from the coding sequence ATGAAGTACCTGCTTCTCCTCTATGCAGCCCCCGATGCCGAACCGGCCTATGGCACGCCCGAGTTCGACGCCATGATGGGCGAATACATGACGCACAGCGACCGGATGAAGGACGTGGCCACCTTCATCGCGGGCGAGGGGCTGCAACCCGTGGCGACCGCCACCACGCTGCGCAAGCGCGGCACGAAGGTCGAGACGATCGACGGGCCCTTTGCCGAGACCCGCGAACATCTGGGCGGGTTCTACCTGATCGACGCGCCCGATCTGGATGCGGCGATGCGCTATGCTGCAGAGATTCCGGCGGCGCGTTACGGCTCGGTCGAGATCCGGCCGGTGATGGAGTACTGA